DNA from Brassica napus cultivar Da-Ae chromosome C4, Da-Ae, whole genome shotgun sequence:
GCCTTTGATGTAAGCAAGAAGTGCAACCACTATTTAATTTTCActtccatttttatttatttatagttccATTTCAAGACACACAATAATTAGTGGGTTCGAACTTGTGTGTTTGAAACTTTAAAACCGATGGCAAGAAAAAGAAACTTTAAACCATTGTCATTTTGGAACTCTTAGCGCAACAACAGCACACCAACTAATCATTCACCCTTCACAAAGTATGCATTCAACGATTTCCGAATTTATTCCGTGAataaaatgcaaaatccaaaaaaaatcacaaaatttgCTAAAGTAAACAGTAATTATAAACGTGAAAGTGCAATAATTCGTATTATTGTGCAACCAAACGAGGTCCACGAGGGACGCTGGTTAGTGAAGCGACGAAAGAGCCCATAAAAGATTAAACAAATCCAACTTGTAATGTAATCTATTTAGCTATATGTTATTTTCACACAGTGACACACTCATAAACACATAACAGAGTTATTGATTCTCTTGACCTCATTCTTCataatttctctctttttctttaccTTTTAATTATATCAATCTTTATCTAAATAAAGGATGGTGAAAGAAGAAAAGGGTCATTAGCTAATCTGTTTTGTTGGAATGTCTGCCTACTTTTTGGGTGTGAGCAAGGGTTGTTTGTTTGATCCTTTTAAGATTCAAGTTAAGTGTAGTTTGCTTTGGAGGCTGTTTCAAAGATTTTTTTGGTTAGGGTATACTCGGGATGGGTTATTTTGCTTGTAATGGGGTTTGTTCGTTTGGAAACCTTCGATgacaaaaaaaggaagaaaaatcgGACACGAACACCCTCTAATATGTGTTATTTTGGCTGATGATGACTAGTGTTGACTAAACCAACATTGACCAAACCGTGTAATGAAATAAGTAAAGAGAGTAATGAAAATGGTccaaactaaaaatttaaattgaatcATGAATGATGATGGTTCGAACCAATCCCAAACCATCATTGCGAATCTTTAAGGGACGACGGCCTATAGAGTCCctcctcttcatcatcatcatcatcatcatcatcatcatcatcatcattcatcatcatcattttcaatCAATAACTCGTTTCAACCGTTCTGTAATATTACATTTTACCCTATCTAAGTATCGAACCAAGCCGGTCTACATACAGTAGTACTTGTTTGAAACATTGTGATGACATCTATAAATTTCTGTTGGCCTATGATGATATCATAAACTGTAAACGGGAATGATTACTTGGCGGGTGAGGAAATGAACATGTTATAACGGTTATCAAATACCAAACCAAAATGTGAAGATGCAAGTAAAAGACGAGAACCTATGCTATAGAGAAAATTCAAATAAAGCAAAGAAAGTAAAACCCTCCTCCAAGTACTTTTTTTCCTctaattttcttctttatttcgATCATCATTCACATGACGCAACACAAATCTTTTTCTCACTTTTGCCTCACAAGTTATTATTAAAGTAtttagaaaagaaacaaaaacaaaatatagagAGCTGCGAATTCGGCTGCCATGTAAGCATAAACACAACACAAAGCATGATTGTTGTGTCAGAAGACTAGCTTTTGTGGCTCTATATAAGAGACACTATCTTCATTTTGTTCTCTTTGTCCCTCTCTACCTTTCATACAAATCTCTCTCCCTTACAAACATATAAACACACTTCACATCTTCTTCACCCGATTCCAACACTCTTACCTAAAGGTAATATCTCTCCCCTCACGTACAAGCAACGTGAATATCATTCACATAACCACCCAACTATTTTTCTGgttctttattttatataacaaaacTTTTATTTGATGGAAAAACTTAAAGCTTTATCCTTTTCTTTCAGACAAAGGCAACCGAAAAAACCctatttgtttgtctttttcaatatttttttctcgtTTCAAAACTCTccttttttaataaagattatTTTGGCTCTGTTTTTGCTTGTACCTGCTTGGTTTTCGTCGGTTTCATTTTTTATCTTCTGTAAATGTATTTTGTATTTTCGTTTTCAAACTTCATCATTATACTTACTGCATcatcattaatttatttttgtttttattgttgtGTTGGCTTTATCTTTTCAACTCTGGAAACCAAAAAGAGtgattttttcttctgtttgagcattgatttttatttacaaGAAAAATTGACATTTTTGGTTGAAACCGAAATAAATGCAGTCATGATTTTTGCTTAATGTAATTCCACATTAAACGTGTGAAGCTGCACAACCCATGTGGTGCTGCAATGATTTAACCTCGACTATAATCATAGCATAGAGCTTTAATAAATCAAACcttcttattttttcttttagctTTCACAGAGCAAGGTTTATCGAAATGGAGAGGCTAAACTCGAAGCTTTACCTGCAAAACTGTTTTATAATAAAGGAGAATGAGAGGTTGAGGAAGAAAGCTCAGATTCTGAACCAGGAGAATCAACAGCTTCTCTTGGAGCTCAAACAGAAGCTCTCCAAAACCAAGAACTCTAATGGATCAAATCAAGGAAGCAACAGCAACCTCTCTTCGTCAAGTTCTGCTTCTGGACAATCCTGATTATGCAGCAAAACTCTTAGGACAAGAATTGGATATGGTAGACCGGAAAATCATCATGACCCTCCCAGCTCAATTAGAAGAACCCATATtatcttatttcttttttttattagtgtAATATTAGAAAATGGTTAGTGGTGTTATTAAGGTTATCAACTagttttattgttgtttaattttattttaatttgtggGTTCTTCTAGTTTATTTACTACAAAAAGGACAAAAGTGTAGTGTCTCTCTGCCTATCTTCTCAGAGGgatattttacttttgtttcCATTTGTATGTTAATTAGATTTTCTTTGTTGCCTTTTTCATGTGGGGTTGGTTTTTTAGGATTTGGTGGATTCTGGGACTGCATTGATTGTACTACCTTCTGATCTTCTCTTAAACAACCagtatctttattatttatattattctaCATTTTCCTTTGTTTATTCAAGAATTTTGTTCACTACTTTATACATGTTAGCTAAGATATTTTTTTGCACAAAAAAAAGCTAAGAGATTTATGACCTCAACCAGGTTTGTTGTCAAAGCAATATGTAATTGAGAAGGGAAGTATTGATAATGTAATTTACATGAGGATAAGTATTGATAGTAACGATATAAGAAGATACTCAAGAAAAGGGTTCAGTTAAAACATAGGTACACTTACTCGTTGCTGGTACCATTTTTAATCACGTGATCAATAGCTCGGGCTGATGTCTCAAAGcctttctatattttattattttggggtttctttttaaaacttgTACAATTGTACCGAAGctgtcattttcttttttcagttattcataattatgttttagcaccataaaaaaaatcaagtgtttgtgagaaaattagagagagagagctacgAATCTCGATGATACATAAATAGTCCTCTAAGTAAATCATCATCATTCATCATAAACTCAGACTTGGAAAGTCAACTTTGAGATATATAACTTTCAGAAAACTATTCCCATTTGATCATTATCCCGAAAATCTCTTTGGAAGATCATTGCACATCATCATCTTCTCACGTACAATTTGTTCAATTTCTATAATCATTACTTCtctattttaaaagtaaacagaataaaaatTCAATGAAGAAGTTCGGATCGATGCTCACCGGGCTGGCGGTGAGACCCATTGGGCCTTTACCAAAACTACTTCAAACTAATACAGAGGAGACTATAGTCCAATGCGGAAGAAACTCAAATGCATAGTATTTTACGAATTGACGAAACTACCCTCACTCACCTTCTTCTTTGTAGATTCGCGAAGTCGTGTCTCTACTTCTAATGAAAAATTGAACCCTAATTTCGATTTCGAGATCTCAAATCTTGCGAAGATGACGAAGGACTTCGCGATTCCACCTGTGGTCTTCCCCTCCGGCGGATCCACATCCAACCCCAACGTCCAGCAACGACGCTTCCCCGCCGCTCCGTTCCAACCTCCCCGCCCCTCCTCCTCCGCGATCCCTTTCATGTCCTTCGACATCGGATCCGCCGCCGCGTCCTCCGCCGCCCCCGCTGGACCGTTCACCGGGACCTTAAACTCATCCGCATCCTTCGGAGGAGGAGGATCGTCCTCCTTCGAGGACGAGGAGCCTCTCCTCGACGAGCTCGGGATCCACCCCGATCAGATCTGGAAGAAGACCAGATCCATCCTCAACCCGTTCCGGATCAACCAAACCGTCCACCACGACTCGGATCTCTCGGGGCCGATCTTCCTCTACCTCGCGCTCTGCCTCTTCCAGCTCCTCGCGGGGAAGATCCAGTTCGGGGTGATTCTCGGGTGGATCGTGGTGTCGTCGATCTTCCTCTACGCGGTGTTCAACATGCTCGCGGGGAGGAACGGGAATCTGAATCTGCACACGTGTACGAGTTTGGTTGGGTATTGTTTGCTTCCGGTGGTGATTTTGTCTGCTGTGTCGTTGTTTGTGCCGCAGGGAGCGGGGGCGGTTAGGTTTGCGGTTGCGGGGGTGTTTGTGCTGTGGTCGACGAGGGCTTGCTCGGCGTTGGTTGTGTCTTTGGCTGATGGGGGAGAGGAGCATCGTGGGTTGATCTCTTACGCTTGTTTCTTGATCTatactctcttctctcttcttgtCATATTTTGATGATTTAATTACGAAgtattgatagttttttttttctgggaaTCTTTTGATGGTGATTAGTAAGGACGAATGATGATGATCTAAAGTTTGTTTGGTTTTGTGGTGGGAATAGTGGAGCGATGTGTAAAGGCttcatgttttaattttattcaatgTTTGTATCTTTTGACTTCAGGAGTTTATATTTACAGAGTTTATTATCAAtgtgttctcttttttttttctcgtagACAGTCTATTTGTGAAAGTGTATCTGAATGAATGCTCATCATGCAGAACAAACAGTGTATTGAGAAGAGCTTATCTGCTTCTGTTTTAGAGTTTCTTTAGCCATTCGATTTCCGGTTAGGAAGCTGTGGAGATGTGCTTTTAGATCCCAGTAGGAATGCTTGACATTGTTAGGAGGATTTGCTTAGGTTTTAGCCTTTaggtaagcaaaaaaaaaaaaactgagttgGTTTAAGCATTTTGGCTGTTTGGAACTAAGGCTTAGTTGAATAAAATGCTCTGATAATCCTCTGGATTAGTCTGTTTTCCGGGTAGGTGTCTATAGGGAAGGAGAAGGATTCTTGGCTATTCTACTACTGTCAATCCCAGAATTGCTTTTACTCTTACCCTCCGTAAAGAGTATTCGCTGTGTCATAAAAGGAGTTTTCTACTCAATTCATGTTCTTTTGATGGAAATTGCATTAAACTACATATTAGTTAGCTTGACATCCGCGCAGATATCAGAAAAAAGCAGGAGATCTGTTATCTTAACTTGTGTTTGGTCTGAACAGAGGGAGAGGGTTTTAGTCTAAAACTTCATATAGTAGATCAAAAGAGGAGAAAGGAGCATAAAACTTAGGGTTTGAGCTACATTGTTGATGGAGAACTGAGAagaaaagaagacaaaagatGGAGAGAAGGCTGTGTTACCATCGTTACCTCCGGATCTGACCTTGGAGATACTCTCAAGACCTCCTGCGAAATCTGTTGTCATGTCTTGCTTCCCAGCTTCTTTGTTCATCAACTCATTCCCAGCTTGTTCTTTGCAAATTCTCTGCCTTCTTATTTTCACAGATAAAGGAGGCAATCTGGTGGTTTTCTCCTTGCCACACGGGAATGACACTTTACTCGCATAGATTATTATCAAGCAATCAAATCAACTTTAGTTGCATTCAattaatctgttttttttattaatatattcaaaCTTAACCAAGCTTTACACAAACCTGCAAATATTTTCGGAGCAACAGCTAGCTTTGTAAACATTACTATCTGAAGCCAGATAAGAGGATCTAAACAGCCAATAACATTCCTAAGACAAGAAAGGAACAAGATAACTTAGAACTTCTGGAGCTAATCGATAAGGGAAGCCGGGATACATAAGAAGGCATTGAAGGTCGAATTTATTGGGGTGACAGAAAAACTCCAACAGATGTTCCAGCAAAGGAACCATGAGCACTAGTAACTCAAGAACAAGCTTCAACTGAAGGAAGCCACGAAAATGAAAATCTTCACACGAGCAGCCAATGAAAAACACAATTGACAATCAAACTACTCACAGACCAAAATCAAACTACTCACAGACCAAAGGCGATTGAGATATAGCTCCACAATCCTTTACCAAGAAATTTGGAGAACCCGTCGTTTAAAAACCAAGGAATAAAACAACTTCACCGCATCGACACTTCACACTGAACAATTTTACAATAAACACACAAGTCGGACGAGACCTTGACGCAGAAAACTCAATAAACACAAGACGCCACAAAGGACAGATGAGAGTTTTCTTGTGCAGAGACTCCTCAGCCTGCTTCCTTGcaaatattatagatatatttGGCTGTGGGTAGTAGGGGTGGACACTTCGGTTATTTTCatggttcggttcgggttcggttcggtttggttagttcggttctagTATTTTTTCCAATTGAAATAAACgatagttagtttggtttggttcagttcggtttctgttcagttcggttcggtttatattcggttcggtttgtattcGGTTCGGTTGGATTTATTTTTTGGATCAGTTTATTTAGGTTCTTCTTAGTTAGGCTcttcttaatttaatttttttaaaagaaattatgttttaaagcataaattatgtaaacataaactatgtgaactaaatttaatataaaactaatacaaaaacctttaaaaaatcacaaaaatatataagaattaaaaaaaaaaatgaaagttaactaaaataaaaaaactaacatcattagtaatgtctcttatatcattattaaaaagttTGCAATGAATCATCTTCCATGTGACGCTGTGGAGaataacttttgtttttaataaaatttgttttaggttttaggttttaggtttagcACGAGTTAAAAAAGTTGAGTATCATTTATTCATGTATTTGTCTCCAATGTGTTCATATCCCCTGTTTCCGAGGTGTGCACCTAAACTGGGCTAAGAATACAATGTGGCTAGAAGGTCAATGCTTAGATGAGAGACTTGCGTAATACATCCAACTCGCCATTGGGCGAGTTGG
Protein-coding regions in this window:
- the LOC106394848 gene encoding protein LITTLE ZIPPER 4; translated protein: MERLNSKLYLQNCFIIKENERLRKKAQILNQENQQLLLELKQKLSKTKNSNGSNQGSNSNLSSSSSASGQS
- the LOC106396933 gene encoding protein YIPF5 homolog, translated to MRKKLKCIVFYELTKLPSLTFFFVDSRSRVSTSNEKLNPNFDFEISNLAKMTKDFAIPPVVFPSGGSTSNPNVQQRRFPAAPFQPPRPSSSAIPFMSFDIGSAAASSAAPAGPFTGTLNSSASFGGGGSSSFEDEEPLLDELGIHPDQIWKKTRSILNPFRINQTVHHDSDLSGPIFLYLALCLFQLLAGKIQFGVILGWIVVSSIFLYAVFNMLAGRNGNLNLHTCTSLVGYCLLPVVILSAVSLFVPQGAGAVRFAVAGVFVLWSTRACSALVVSLADGGEEHRGLISYACFLIYTLFSLLVIF